The genomic region CACAATGGGCGGCTGTCAGCACCCACACATCGTTGTAGACAGATCCGCCACAGAAGGGATGATTACTAGTATCACCAGATTGGGACAGACCGACCAGCCAAGGGTACTCGTTCTTCTCTGTCACCACACCGCCTACAATCCTCGTGCTTCTGTTGGGCACGCCGCATGCTGGAGAACGAAGCAAGTTTTATCTTTTGCATTAATGGAACACCGGCCATGGTTTGTCAAACTGCCTTCATGTAAAGAGAGAACTAGCTGGTTATTAACAATGCAGACATAGATGGTTGAAAAAGCTTtttagaaataaatatgaaaagtaaaaaaataaaaacacaacattGGACTGTCTAAAATCCTACTGGAAATCATTCCTCCTCATGCTTTTATGAAAATGTTACGAGACTTACGGCAGGTATTTGGTGAGTCAGTTTGAGTGTTTCCATCTGTGGTGACGGCTGCGGTGTCTTCTGTGGTACTTTCAGTGGCTGTTCCTGTTGTGGTGTTTTATTCGGTTAAATATTATACAATTAAGAATGGTGGATATTTACCCTGGTGCCCACATTGCAAAAAACACTGATGGAAAGTTTATACAGATACCTATTTTGACAGCAGTCACTGTGCAGCAGAAACCATCTAGAGACCCTAAGGCGTTCGTCCGGAAAATTATGTTGGCTATAGTTGCACAGGTATCAACGGTTTCTACCGTAGGCGTTCTGGAGCATATCCTGCGAGCCAAATCACCATAAACTTAATTAAGGGTAGCTTACATGTGAGGAATAGACCAAACTATATATGCCTGATGATTCAGGGGGAATAGATAGCATTGTTCTGAAAACACGTTTAaaacaaggagagaaacaaacagtaATCAAGTTTAGATAAAGAATATCAAAACATGTACAGTTGCTGCATTCTAGCATTTTAATGGAATTGTTTAAGAGAAACGAACACAGGAAACCTATTTCCATCTAATCTCTTGTATCTTTTCTAATACATTTCCTGTGGTGTAAGAATATAACGACTTCTTTAACCTTTCCGTCGAACATCCATCCTTGATAATAAGCTTGTCTCCTCTCCTGCAACCCCGCCTTCCCTTGATTCCTTGGATGTCGCAGTTGATATTCAGATAGTCAGAAGAAGGAGCCTGTGGTAGAGAAAAGTACAATTGGTTCTTGGGAtaataaaaggatgataaaatCGGACGGCTAATCAATGATACGATGAACTAGCAGATCATTTCAAGAAAATATACAATAACTGTGATAATTGATAATACCGTGATTCTCCATATCATCTCCAAGTTGCTCGCGTACGGAGCAGGGAAGTTAGGAGAAGCAATGTTGATGCTCTCTCCGGGCTGTAAGGTTATATCGCCAGTGCTAACGAGGTTATTCCCGCAATCAGGAGCTAGAAGGAAATACAAAAGGAAACTTATCATGTGCCTGTGACGAGAATGCAACAAAACAATCACACAGTGAGTGAATGCGTTAATCTCCCTTCCTGAGGCGTGAGCATTTGCACCAGACGCAAACAGAGCGAGTGACTCACCTAATTTTGGCTCCTTGGGCCAGTTCCGCGGCTCCTTACTGCCGGTTCCATTGCGGCGCTGGAAGTCCCAAGTAGAGGGTATTCGcattaaaaaagtaaacaagtATGGAACATTTAGGGAAACCGAAGTGCAGATTTaaatggggggcgggggtgaacAATACGGCAAAGAAATAAGGAACATGTCTTGACCAGATTCCTTTTTCGTTACCTTGGAAAAAAGTCTAATGCACTTGCAATAGCAACTCAAAATATGCAATCCCTGATTTTATCCACATAAACTAACCACTGtttctaataaaatatatattacaactgACGGGGTCTACCCATGCGAAAATGTACTCACGTGAGGGCCGGCGATCGCAGACGCCCCCGCGGCAGAGGCCAGGACTGCTCCAACTGCCACCAGAAGCCTCAAGACCCGCGCCTTCatctcggaggaggaggaggaagtcccAGAAAGGATCTGCAACTAGAAGGAAGTCTTTAGCAGGCTTTGGCGCTCAGCAGGAAGTCCCAGGAGACGAGAGTGTGCGGCTCAAGGCAGAGAGAGCTGGGAAGTGAAGCCAGGATCCTGTCCGAGCCGATTTAAAGGCCTTCGCCCACGTCATTCCAAGCCACAGGTGAGTCGGTGTGTCATGAATCACCTCCTGCGTCAAAGCCTCACAAATTGCCTAATTTATAAACATAATGACACACATTTAACTTTGATTTATAAATTCCACAGAAAGGTGATAAATATGATAAGCTGCCTGACTGATAAACCACGCATCAGCAATGCCCATATTCTCTATGAAATCGTTGTGAATCagaatcacatacatatatatgtacacacacacacacacaaacacagacatacacatatttatgtatgtatgtatgtatgtatgtatttgagtgttatatctatagatttatttgtatatttatatgtatatatacatatatatgaataagtatatatacatatatatatatatatatatatatgcatatatatattcatatatatataaatatatatgagcatatatatgtatatatataaacatatacatatatatacatatatatacatttatatacatatatatacataagtgtatgtacatatatatatatatttgtatgtatgtatataaggatatgcttatatatattttttttttcaacggccatttattccatttCAGGACATAagcgtctctcaattcactattgagaggttgttttgCAGTACCAACTTTTCgcagtttggcgcgctaacacttgtgccacggcggcgacttctcctacgacacctgcgttttgactcacaaagcgatatgtcattttctcgccgtgagattgggctcgaggcagcagtcggagcacatttttacgactaccgtgacggggaattgagctcgcgACCATGAGGGTCGAGTCCAGTgccttaactatatatatatatatatatatatatatatatatatatatatatatatatttatatatatatctggatatatgtatacatatatgtgtgtgtatatatacatatacatatatatatatatatatatatatatatatatatatataaagactaagATGTTCAACAGCAGAgctcaattcaaacagatacatgtataatGCAAAGACTTAAACGGCGCATTAGTCTAAGCTGGAGCGCCTCCGGCAGACGTAGTAGCACAaagaggctctttgccattatgtttaaaaagaaaaggattcaaccaatgcgtcctcccagttatgacctatggatcagaaacatggaccacaaccaaattactggagaggaaactaataggtgcccagagagagatggagaggctgatgctgggaattagcctaagagatcggatgagggcgacgtggatcagggaacagacaaaagtgaaagacatacttgggagcatcaaaaacaaaaaatggcaatggacaggtcatatatgttggagacagggcgacagatggacgaagaaagtaacagactgggctatagataacataaagaggccaagggccagaccaatgacaagatagcgtaacaaaataacgaaatttgggggccaagattcgaaacaaaaaacggaagatagacaaagttggaaaatattgggagaagcctacatcacacacacacacagatgtatataatgGTGGCTTTATTTCCTAAAGGAAAGGCTTAAGCAAGCAATCAACGTTTACTCGGaaaaaatcgaccaatcacaAAAGCGTTAACCACTGAACTTTGGTAGCACTTCTTTATGAAAATTTCACATAAAACATGATGAAACGGTGTTTGCAAAATGAAAGATTAAAATGCACAAGGAAAACAATCATTCATTTACTATTCAATAAGTCATGGAAAATGGTTCATATgaattatttgtgtatgtgtatgtagatatgtgtatctacatacacgtgtttgtgtatgtgtgtgtgagtgtgtgtgtgtacaaaaggcGGTTGAAAAGTTCGTGGGTTGAGGATGCAAGAGTAGTCATGGATATTTAAAATTTTGTCCTTAAAATTTAATTcgcttcctcctcatccaccaaGAAAACCCACAAGGACGCAGTGGCCACACTAGCGAACAATGTTCCTTTGTGCATCATGGTTAAGAAATAAACAGCTGCGTTGAAACGAGAGAGCTTGGAGGATGGCCCACGAGAAGGAAGGCCTTCGGCGATAGCCACTCAGGATAACATTAACAAAATGTATATGATCGTGGCAGCTCGACGAATCACTTTGCACTGCATAGCCCAGAAATTGGCCATTTCGAAAGAACGAGTTAGGGATATCATAAATAAAACCATCTCCCAAAGCTCCTTCAGCCTGTCCAGAAGCGGCTTCGACACAGCATGGCCAGGCACAATCTTCGACGTTTTTAAACTAATCCGGAGAAATCTTGGCTGAGACTTGTCACCAGGGAGGAGACTTGGGTCCACTACGTTCAACCAGTGACCAAACGACAACCAAAACACTAGAAGCATACTGGGTCTCCGGGTCTGAAGAAGGCGAAGACGATAATGCCAGCTGGGAAGGTGATGGCTTCGGTGTTTTGGGAACCCGAAGGACCTTTGGTCGAGGATCACATAGCAACGGGCCAAAGTGTTATTGAACATCTACTAATCTACTAAGGCGATCGTAGGAGGAAATTAAGAGGAAACGCCGTGGGGATGCTGTTTCACCAAGACAATGCTCCAGCAAAGGCCTCAAGTGCTGCCATTCATGATTGTGGTCTTGAATGAGTTGATCTCCATCTTATTCGTCTACTCAGTGACCGCCATTTTGCCTCTCATGAAGTTATTTGAAGCTGTGTTGTTTAtgtctggttttatttctttaatcaataatgattctaagattcttaaatcatttacatcttttacttttctcattactgtGAAGTCATCTAGTTTTATATCATAGTTTATTTTAAGAGAGTGATCTCGAATTAATgaggatagtggacgtaatgtcCACTATCTCATCATTAGTTGTTGAACCTATATATCTAGCGTTACAGCTAGAACATTTGTATGAGGACAATACGTTTGAGCATAGATGTTTTGGGACAGAGTCTTTTGTCGgaaaaaacgaacgaatagttctggaatttgtgaagatcattctgaaactaatttgtgggaaatggtaaCTCAGTAGTTTCTGTAGTTCTTTTCGTAAGACAAAGCTAGTATGGTAGTTTAAGGTATCGGATATCCCGAGGCACATTGTAATTCAATGGTTCTGGGCAGAGCATCTTATTTATGAATAGTCTTATCTGTTTTTGAATGACTGCCCAAGGGAatttgtttaagaaaaaaaaaagatttctaaGAATTGAATTTCTCGGTTAATAGAATGCCAGTCTGAACAGATTTGAAAACATCTGTGCAACAACGTTCTGACTGCATTAACTTTAAACATCAGAGgtaagaagaataaataatttaaaccaagaccagtgaaagtaggttttctgtacacagaggttttaaagtattatgatcatgatcaagcCTAATATCCAGAAAAGACAGGGAGTAGTTGACTTCAACTTCAGAAGTAAAATATGTCATGTTTAGAGTTAACATAGTCTAAGAACATGTTTACTTGTGAGACATCATTGAACAATAGGAATATGTCatcaacatatattttatacaatagTGGTTTAAAATGAGATGGGCAGTCTAATATCCATTTACTctcgtgataacataaaaaaaagcatTTGCGAGAGTTGGGCCTAGTAGGCTTCCCATTGTTACGCCATTAGTTTGAGAGTATAATTGGTTGTTAAACTTAAAAACAGAATCTTCCACAGATAATTTTAACAGTTTGTAAAGTTATACACATTGTCAGTATTCTCAAATAacctatttatacaaatatatattgtttcttttaagggtatgtttgtaaataatgaCTGTACGTCAAAACTGGCCATAATATCAGGGTTTTCAAAGCTAATTGTAGACATGTGTTTAGCAAAATCAAATTCATTGGTAGTAATAGGTTTGAGGATTGGCACTAAGAATTTGGCTAGATTATAGTTAAATGTTTTTgtagctatattatatatatttattcatttatttatatacattttatatatgtatatatatatgtatgtatgtatatatatttatatatatatatgaatacatatacatatatatgaatatatataaatatatatatgaatatatgtatattcatatatgtatattcatagtcttgtacaccaaacacacaaaacacacaaacacacacacacacacacatatatatatatatatatatatatatatatatatatatgtgtgtgtgtgtgtgtgtgtgtgtgtgtgtgtgcgcgcgttatatatatacacatacatatatatatatatatatatatatatatatatatttatatatatttatatatgtgtatatatgaatatatataaatatatttatatgtatatatacatatatatatacatacataccacacgcacatgcacacgcacacatacacacacacacacacacacacacacacacacacacacacacacacacacacacacacaagcacagtcaTTACTGTAGTCAGTAATTATTTATCATGATACAGCACCAATTTATGGTGAGTGTCCAGTAAACAGTATATCAACTGATAATTCACGAGTTATCTttctgcttgtatgtatgtacaagtgtatttctgcttgtatgtatgtatgtattatgtaaatctatgtgtatatatatatatgtgtgtgtgtgtgtgtgtgtgtatgtatatatatatatatatatatatatatatatataacttgttacTATAGAGAAAATTGGTCATATTGATGAAAGCTATGCATTTATATTCAGACTTCACATTTTATGATGTCAGAATTCTTTTAATTCACGATAACTAAAAAATGTTGAGTGATTTCTAAAAAGCAAATGTTTCGATGGACTCCCACGCATAGGCAAAGGCCATCCTCATTTATATTAATCAAACTTTTTTTATGACTATATTACTTAAGTGTGTTACTCTTACATGTTCAACCattttccaaaagaaaaaaaaaacaatttcatgTTTTTGAAAGTATCAGTGAGCGAGAAATGAGGATCTCAGAATCAACGTTACGAGTGGTTTCGGACAGTGTGTTTACGACGtctgaaatattttgaaaattcGCTCGGTACAAGAAACTtgatttatggtgtgtgtgtgtgtgtgcgtgtacatatgtgtatgtgtatatatatacctgtttatttatatgtatatatacatatatatgtgtatatatatgtatatatatacatatgtttagatgtagatatatatacatacatatatacacatacatatgcttctatgcatgcacacacatacacatacacacacacacacacacacacacacacacacacacacacacatacatatatatatatatatatatatatacatatgcatgtatgtatgtatgtatgtatgtgtgtatatatacatatacatatacacatcccccacacatatatatgtgtatacatgtatatacatatacatacatacacaaatgtatatatatatatttatatatatatacatatagatatataggcgcacacacacacacacacacacacacacatacacacatgtgtgtgtgtttatatctacatctatatatatctgtctatctgcacacacacgtgtgtgtgtgtatatgtgtatacgtgtgtatgtatgtatatacatatacatatattttcatatatatatatatatattcatatatgtatatatatgtatatgtatgtatatatgtatacatatgtatgtatatatgtatgtatatgtatatgtatgtatatacatatatttacatatatatgtatacatatgtatgtatatatgtatgtatatgtatatgtatgtatatacatatatttacatatatatgtatacatatgtatgtatatatgtatgtatatacatatatttacatatatatgtgtgtgtatatatattgtcctgGGTATGAtcttaaactgcaccctggggttccCTTGAGCAAGGATAGTACCCTACCAGCTCCCTATACctgggttacggtgaagctgctggcagcaagGCAGTGGATTCAGCGATAGGCATCTTCAGTGCAACTGATTCCTGGCTATTGTAGAGTATACCTGGCGTCTATCAGTTCTACTGATTATCGCGGCAGGGATAGCATTCCTAGTGcaggaactgcgagcaaagaaagaaCCTTGGGGCCTCTACTTTGCTCACTTAAGTGCTCCAGACTGTATCTAAAATGAACTCACCACAGTTCATCTACATACCGCCTCGTCCGTCGCGCGGGTAAACAAGGGACGCGTTGTTCAGTTAATCACCAGGATGACAATGGCAAGTATACTACTGGTGATAGCAATAAAGCAACTTAATTTAAGATCAAATATGAAAATTGGAACATGGAATGTCAGGAAGTTAAAAGAACTTGGCAAGCTACAGACAATATGCAGTGAAATGGACCGGAATAACATAGAGAGCCTTGGAATGTCAGAAACAAATTGGAGCGGTAGCGGAAGTTTCAAAACGTGTAGTGGTCACACTGTTCTATttgcaggggaaaaaaaagggttacAGCCACGGAGTACCAGTAGTGCTCAATAAAATTTCTTACAAATCATTACTAGGGTATGCACCAGTCTCTGTCAGAATTTTGAAAATAAGGTTACAGGCAAAACCTCTAAATGTCAGTATAGTGCAGTTTTATGCACCAACAAATACAACAAGCGAAGAAGAGATCGAAGATTTTTACAATGTCCTCCAGGAAGTAATTGACAATGGAAGATGCTAATGCTAAAGTAGGGAAATCTAACATAACGACTGAGAACTATGGAAGATATGGCCTGGGTGAATGTAATGAGAGCGGTGAAATTCTAATAGATTTTTGCAAAGCAAACAATCTTACAATTTTAAATACCCTCTTCTCTCACCATCCAAGACGTTTATATACATGGACGTCGCCATGTGGAAAAAAACCCAGATTGATTACATCATGATTAGCCGAAAGTGGAAGAGTAGTgttaaaaacacaaaaacctTACCAGGAGCCGACTGTAATAGTGATTATCAGCTACTTGTCACGGACATTAAGCTTAGACTTAAAAGGCTGCATAAGAAATCTGGTCCACTGAGACTAGACTTCTCATCTGTTGACAATGAATATAGAGTACAACTTGATAGTAGATTTATGGCAAAGTGTATTATGGGAAGAGGGTAAACACATATTACTTcaaacagcaaaagcaacaattATGAAAAGAAAGCATTCTCGGAAAAGTTGGATTTCAACTGAAACCTTAgtcgaaattgaaaaaaagaagacaaataaaatctAGTGCTAATAAAATTATAGACGGAAATGATGCTTACAAGCAGCAGAATTCATTAGTACAAAGGTTgctaaggaaagacaaagaaaactatATAAATGATATTTGCCAGATAATTGAATCGAATCCAGTAACAAACTCAATTAAAGATCTCTATCAAGGAGTTAAAAAAATTGACAAGATAGTTTAGACCAAGGATAGATGTagttaaagatgaaaacaaaaaaacttagtgAAGGCAGTAAGGTTATGGATAGATGGAAAAGATATTGCGAAGAACTGTACAGTAAGAATGGAACTACAGAAACAAGCCAAATAAGCCTTTTTGAAGTTGAACAAGCCAAATAACAAGCCTTTTTGAAGTTGAACAAGAACCACTAACTTTGTCAGAGGTTGAAAAAACTATGAATGAGACAAAAATCGGGAAAAACCCGGGTTATGACGATATTGCAGCAGAAATGATAAATAAcggacaatgtaaaaaaaaatattttcataaactgtGTGTCGCAATATGGAACGCAAAGTCTGTCCTCATAACAACTCCAAAGAAAGGTGACCCTCGAATGCTGCAATAACAGAACAATAGCTCTCATTAGCCACTGTAGTAAAATACTTCTCAAGATAATAGTTGGCCGAATGAAAAATCGTCTTGAAATAGAGATTGCTGAAGAACAGCATGGATTTCGTCCTGGAAAAGGTACAAGAATAATCGAGAAAAatagggaacagagaaagaatttGTATTTGTTTCATAGACTATAGGAAGGCTTTTGATACGGTTGTACATGAAATCCTATGGCATGAGATGAAGAGAATGGGCTTCCCAACACAAATCATTATGCTAATCAAGAATCTATATGAACAATAACAGGCAGCAATTAGAGCAGCTTATGAGTTAACGGAATGGTTAAGCATTGGACAGGGAGTAAGACAAGGTTGTATTTTATCACCTCACCTTTTTAACATATACGCCAAATCAATCATGAGAGAAGCACTTGATAAATTTGAAGGGACTATCAAAATTGGGGGACGTACCGTGAATAACTTGAGATACGCAGATGATGTAGTTTTGATTGCTGGGTCAATGCAGGAGCTTCAAGAGTTAGTCAGCAGAGTAGTATTGAAAAGTGAGGAGGCTGGACTTTTTTCTGAATGTAGATAAAACTAAAGTTATGAAAATTGAAACTGATTCCCCAAGTGACGAAACATTACTTGTTAATAGAGAAACAGTTGAAGAGATTAACCATTTCAACCACCTgggtacaacaataacaaacacatatgATGACTCGAAAGAAATCAGAAAGAGGGTTAGCATTGCCAAAAATGCAGTAGTTGCTTTATCACTCACGTGGAAAAACAAGTCCATTTCCTTGAAGACTAAGAAGCGACTCTTGAGCACATTTATCTTCCCAATAGCAACATATGGCTCGGAATGTTGGGTTGTAAAgcaaagggacagaaagagactAGCATCTTTTGAATTATGGAGTTACCGTCGATTATTACGTGTAAGTTGGACTGAACACCGCGCAAATGATAGCATTTTGGAACAACTTAAAATAAAAACGACCGATCAACTGCTGAATTGCACTGACAGAAGGAAACTGGCATTTTTAGGGCATGTTGTAAGACGGGATGGGCTAGACCAAAAACTAGGACAGCATGAGAGAGCCTACTAACTTAAGCATGGTGCAAGTATATAGGAAG from Penaeus chinensis breed Huanghai No. 1 chromosome 39, ASM1920278v2, whole genome shotgun sequence harbors:
- the LOC125046624 gene encoding trypsin-1-like isoform X2; this encodes MKARVLRLLVAVGAVLASAAGASAIAGPHRRNGTGSKEPRNWPKEPKLAPDCGNNLVSTGDITLQPGESINIASPNFPAPYASNLEMIWRITAPSSDYLNINCDIQGIKGRRGCRRGDKLIIKDGCSTERICSRTPTVETVDTCATIANIIFRTNALGSLDGFCCTVTAVKIGTATESTTEDTAAVTTDGNTQTDSPNTCPCGVPNRSTRIVGGVVTEKNEYPWLVGLSQSGDTSNHPFCGGSVYNDVWVLTAAHCVDGSSPSSVEILYNMWDWTSSTATQIVKRSVAEIIMHPQYDSNTIDNDIALIRVSSPVNLDLLGIMPVCLPSSTDSFANKNGIVTGWGTLTHGGNQPDQNYEVTVPIRTDSECIGSYGSEFTVDNMICAGFPAGGSDSCQGDSGGPLTVDVNGQHYLAGIVSWGYGCASAGYYGVYTNVPNYLNFIRNNADTGNFC
- the LOC125046624 gene encoding trypsin-1-like isoform X1, whose amino-acid sequence is MKARVLRLLVAVGAVLASAAGASAIAGPHRRNGTGSKEPRNWPKEPKLAPDCGNNLVSTGDITLQPGESINIASPNFPAPYASNLEMIWRITAPSSDYLNINCDIQGIKGRRGCRRGDKLIIKDGCSTERICSRTPTVETVDTCATIANIIFRTNALGSLDGFCCTVTAVKIGTATESTTEDTAAVTTDGNTQTDSPNTCPCGVPNRSTRIVGGVVTEKNEYPWLVGLSQSGDTSNHPFCGGSVYNDVWVLTAAHCVDGSSPSSVEILYNMWDWTSSTATQIVKRSVAEIIMHPQYDSNTIDNDIALIRVSSPVNLDLLGIMPVCLPSSTDSFANKNGIVTGWGTLTHGGNQPDQNYEVTVPIRTDSECIGSYGSEFTVDNMNCAAGFPAGGSDSCQGDSGGPLTVDVNGQHYLAGIVSWGYGCASAGYYGVYTNVPNYLNFIRNNADTGNFC